The sequence TGTTCGTGCGGCCCTGGCACAGCCCGCAGGCCTGGCAGCCGGCCACGGCCTCGCGCAGGGCGGGCCAGTCGAGTGTGGCGACCTGGCTGACGGGTCTGTGCTGTGCGGGCGGGGTGGGGGAAGGTGTCCGAGTGGGTGCAGCCACGGGCGCCGGCCTGGGCGCCGGTGCTGCGGGGCTGGCCACCGCGGGCTCGGGCTCCTGGGCAACGGGGGTCGGGGCCTTGGCCGGCGCGGGCTTGGGCGACCACACCCGCACGCCCATCTCGGCCAGCATGGCGCGCTGGCGCGCGTCCAGTTCGGGCACGAAGGAAGTGTCGGGCGCGGCGCTCATGGTGTGCCTTTGCCCTGCAGCCTGCGGCGCGAGCTTGCTTGGGAGCGGCCCTGCGCGGCGCTCATGGGTTGGGTTCCCCGGCTGCGGCGGCCACCAGGTTCAGGCTCATCACCACCGCGTCCTCGCGCTGGAAGTGGCCCGCCGGGTAGTAGCCCTTGCGCAGGCCCACCTGGGCGAAGCCGTAGCGCTCGTACAGGGCGCGGGCAGGGGCGTTGCTCTGCCGCACTTCCAGCCAGACCCATTGCGCGCCCTGGCCGCGTGACCACAGGGCCAGCGCGTCGAGCATGAAGCGCGCCCAGCCCTGGCGCTGGTGGGCGGTGGCCACGGTGATGTTGAGCAGGTGCACTTCGTCCACGCCGGGCATGGCCACCAGGTAACCGAGCAGCACGCGTCCGTCGGCGCGCGGCGGATGCGCCACTTCGCCGGGCAGCGCCTGGGACAGCAGCAGCATGGCCGGGTAGCCGGCCTTGAGTGAATCGTGGAAATGCCGACGTGACCACGGGTGTGCGTAGGCCTGCGACTCGACGGCCTGCACCGCGTCCAGGTCGGACTCGAGCATGGGTTCGAACACGATCAGGCGCTCGGGCCGGGACGCCGTGCGCGGCTGCACCTGCGGTTCGGTGGGCGCGGGCCACAGGCCGTTGGTCCAGGCGGGCAGGGTGGCCTTGGCGGCGGTTTGTGTGGGTGTGTTCATGCGCCCGCCTCGGCGGCCAGACGGATGCTTTCGCGCTCGACCGTGGTCTGCGCCACCTTGTCGCGCACATACAGGGGCAGCGCGTCCTGAGCCGCCACCGCGTGGCCAGCGGCCAGCAGACCCGGGGCCAGGCGCAGCAGCGCCGCGGCCGTGGGCAAGGCGGTGTGGCGCTGGCCAGCCAACGCGGCCAGCGGTTCCATGTCGAACACGTTGCCGGTGAGCAGGCGTTCACCCGGAGCCAGTCCGTCCAGGTAGGCGGGCAGATCGGCAGGCGTGCACAGGCGGGGTGGCGCCAGCGGCGTCAGTCCTGCGGGACCCGCAGCGCGGCAGGCGTAGGGCGCCACGTAGATCTCGCCCATGCGCGCATCCAGCAGTGCCACGATGGCACCTGGCACCGGTTGCCCCGCATTCCCCCGCGCCTGCCGGGCTTCTTCGGCCAGGGCCAGCAACGTGTCCACCGGCAGCACCGGCAAACCACCGGCCCGGCCCATGCCTTGCACGCCGTAGGCGAGACCCTGGGCCACCGAGCAGGCGGTGCGCAGGCCGGTGAACGAGCCCGGTCCGCGCCCGAACACCACGGCGCTCAGCGTGTCCAGCGACCAGCCCGCCTCGGTGAGCAGGCTGCGCACCATGGGCAGCAGCGTGCCGGACGCCTGCGCGCCACCGGGGCCACCGCGTGACCACACCGGTGCGCCGGGCTCACCCGTGCCCAGCGCCACCGAGAGGGCGTCGGTGCTGGTTTCAATGGCCAGCAGGCGATGCTGGGGGAGGTGGGCGGCGGGCATCGCAGGATTATCGGCCAGCGTGCCGGTCGTCCGTCCCGCTGCCCATTGAACAAGGGCAATGTCGCTCGCGGCGCGGTGCCGTTTCATAATGAAACACATGTCCTTCACACGCTCCCTGTTCGCCCTGCTGGCCACCGCCGTGGTCGCGCTGCCCGCCTGCGCCCAGCTGCCCGGGGAATACGGCGCCCTGCCGCCCACCGTGGTGGCCGCGCTCAAGCGTGCTCAGGTGCCGCCGGGTGCCTTGTCGGCGCTGGTGGTGTCGGTCGACAACCGGGCCGAGGAGCGGCTGCGCTTTCGCGCCAGCGTTCCGGTGAACCCGGCCTCGGTGATGAAGCTGGTGACCACCTACGCCGCCATCGACCTGCTGGGCGCCGACTACACCTGGAACACCCGCTTCTACACCGACGGCACGATCGACCAGGGCGTGCTGCGCGGCAACCTGTACGTGCGCGGCGATGGCGACCCGAAGTTCGTGCTCGAACGCATCCAGGGCGCTTTCTGGGCCTTGCAGGACAAGGGCGTGCGCGTGGTGATGGGTGACATCGTGCTCGACCACAGCGCCTTCGAGATCGCGGCCACCGACCCCGGTGCGTTTGATGGCGAATCGCTGCGCCCGTACAACACCACGCCCGACGCGCTGCTGGTCAATTTCAAGTCGGTCGTGCTGACCTTCCAGCCCGACGGCGCCAACGGCGTGGCGCGTGTGATCAGCGAGCCGCCGATGGCGGGTCTCGCGATTGACGCCACCGTGCCACTGGCCCGCGTGGGCGCGCGCTGCGGCGATTGGCGCAGTGGCCTGCTGGCCCGCTTTGACGACGCCAACAGCATCCGGTTTGAAGGAAGTTACCCGCAGAGCTGCGGCGAGCTCAAGTGGCCCGTGGCCTACCAGGACCCGGCCAGCTACGCCTCGCGCGCCCTGGAAGGCCTCTGGCGCACCAGCGGTGGTGCCATCACCGGCCACGCCCGCCCGGGTCTCACGCCGCCGGGCGCCACGCTGCTGCACGAAGCGGCGTCGCTGCCGCTCTCGGACATCATCACGGACGTGAACCAGTGGAGCAACAACGTGATGGCGCAGCAGGTGTATCTCACGCTGGGCCGGCTGGTGCCCACGCCGGCACCGCAGCCGGGGATGACGCCCGGCGTGGCCGGAAGCCTGATTCCCATGCGCCCTGCGCGTTTCGAGCGCTCGCGCGAGGTGATTGAAACCTGGTGGAAACGCACCTTCGGCATCCGCAGCGCCATGCCGGTGATGGACAACGGCTCGGGGCTCTCGCGCGAAGAACGCATCTCGCCCGAAGCCCTGGCGAATTTGCTGCGCCACGCCAGCCGGCACCCGCAAGGCGAGCGCTTCGCCAGTTCCCTGTCGGTGGCCGGTGTCAACGGCACCGCTGCGCGCATGGCCCGTGCGCCCGGCAGCGCGGCGCGCGGCAACGCGCAGCTCAAGACCGGCACGCTCAAGGACGTCACCGGCATTGCCGGCTACGTGAACGCGGCCAATGGCGCGCGCTACGTGGTGGTGGGCTTTGTGAACCACCCCAACGCGCCCGCGGCGCGTCCGGCGCTGGAGGCGCTGGTGGAGTGGGCCGCCGCGCAGCAAGACTGATGGAGTTCCACTGAACATGTCCGGCGATCTCATCGGCTTCAGTGCCGCTTTCCTCACCACGGCCAGTTTCGTGCCGCAAGCCTGGCTCACCTTCAAGACGCGCGACGTGAGCGGCATTTCGCTCGGCATGTACAGCGCGTTCACGCTGGGTGTGGCGCTGTGGCTGGTCTACGGGCTGAGCCTGGGCGCGTGGCCGGTGGTGGTGGCCAACACCATCACGCTGGCCCTGGCGCTGTCGATCCTGGTGATGAAGCTGCGCTACGGGCGCTCAACCCCTGGCTGATCAGGCCGCAGCGCGCACCAGCCGGTCGCGCACGCCGTCCCACGCGGCGTCGACTGGCGGCGTTTCCACCCAGATCAGACGCACACCGGTGGCGTCGAGCTCGCGCAGCACGGCAAACAGTTCCTGGGCACTTCGCGCCGCGTCGGTCGGCATGCGGCGCACGGTCACACCGCGCGCGGCCGTGATGGGCGAGCGGGCGTACACCGCGATGTGGCGCGCATCCGATCCCAGCAAGTCCAGCGCGGCCTGCAGCGGCTTGGCGTCCATCAGCCGCACCTTGGCGCGCGGCGCGTAATGCGATTCGAGCGTGCCCGAGGCGCGGGGCGCAGCGTCGTCGCGTTCGCGCAGAGGCTGCTTGCAGACGGCCTCGATCTGCGCTGCCGTGACCATGCCGGGTCGCAGCAGCACCGGGTGGCTGCGCGTGGCGTCGACGATGGTGGACTCGATGCCGACCGGGCAGGCACCGCCGTCCAGGATGAGCAGGTCGGCGTCCGACAGCGCCGCGAATTCTTCGGACACATGGGCGGCGGTGGTCGGGCTCACGCGGCCAAATCGGTTGGCGCTGGGCGCGGCCACGCCGTTCACCCCCATCGCGGCGGCCGCCGTGAGCAACGCTTGCGCCACCGGGTGGGCCGGGCAGCGCAGACCCACCGAATCCTGTCCGCCAGCGGCCACGGCGGCCACGCCTTCGCGGCGCGGCAGGATGAGCGTGAGCGGGCCGGGCCAGAAGGCGTTCATGAGTGCAACGGCAAAAGCCGGCACGTCCCGCGCGTAGTGGTCCACCCCGGCGCGCCAGCCTTGTGCGCCGGTGCCGGGCGCCAGGTGCACGATCAGCGGGTGGTCGGCCGGGCGGCCCTTGGCTTCAAAGATGCGGTGCACCGCGGTGGCGTTGTCGGCATTGGCCGCCAGGCCATACACGGTTTCGGTCGGCATGCCCACCAGCGAGCCCGCCGCCAGCCGCTGCGCTGCTTGCGCCACGGCGGACGCATCGGTGGCGTTCAACAGCAGCGGCATGGATGGGTCAGGCGTCCAGCGGGGGCAGACCGAGCAGCTTGAGCACCTGGGCCGTGGTCTCGCGCACCTCGGCCACGGTGGGCGCGGTGATGTTGAGGTGGCCCATCTTGCGACCCGGGCGTGCGCTCAGCTTGCCGTAGAGGTGCAGGTGGGTGCCCGGCAGAGCGAGCACCTGCGCCCAGGGCGGCGACACACCGCGTTCGCTCACTTTCTCGCGCACGGCATTGGGCGCAAACCACAGGTCGCCCAGCAGGTTGACCATGATGGCCTGGCTGTGCTGGCGCGGTGTGGGCAGCGGCAGGCCGGCGAGGGTACGCACCTGCGCTTCGAACTGCGAGATGTCGCAGGCGTTCTGGGTGTAGTGGCCGCTGTTGTGCGGGCGCGGCGCCATCTCGTTGACGATCAGGTCCACGCCGTTGGCGGTGTCGACCAGGAAGTACTCCACGCACAACACACCCACGTAGTTGAGGTGGTTGGCCAGGGCCACCGTGCTGGCCTGCGCACGCGCAGCCAGGGCCGGGTCCAGCGCGCCCTCGTACACCTCGGTGATGGCGAGAATGCCGTCGTGGTGCGTGTTCTTCTGCACCGGGAAACTCACGGTCTGGCCATCGGCGCCGCGCGCAACGATCACCGAACACTCGCCGCGCAAGGGCATGAGCTTTTCCAGCACGCAAGGCACCTTGTTCAGGCCAACCCAGGCGGCGGCGAGTTCTTCGCGCGTGGACACGCGCACCTGGCCCTTGCCGTCGTAGCCCAGGCGCGCCGTTTTCAGGATGCCGGGCAGCAGGTCGGCCGGCACCGCGGCCAGCAGCGCGTCGGTGGTGATGCCTGCGTAGGGCGCCGGGAACACGCCGCTCACCGGTGCGCACTGCACGAAGTGCGCTTTTTCCTTGATGCGGTCCTGCGCCACCGCCACGCAGCTCGCCGAGGGCGCCACCGGACGGTGTGCGCCCAGCGTGACCAGGGCGGGCGAGGGCACGTTCTCGAACTCGGTGGTGATGGCTTCGCAACGCTGCATCAGCTGGGCCAGGCCCTGCTCGTCATCAAACGGCGTCTGGATGTGGAAGTGGCTGATCAGGCCGGCCGGGCTGGCGGGATCGGGATCGAGCACCGCCGTGAAGTAACCCATGGCCTGGGCCGCCTGCACGAACATGCGCCCGAGCTGGCCGCCGCCCATGACGCCGAGCGTGATCTGCTGGCCGGTGGGCGAGGTGCTGCCGGGGAGGATGGTCTTGAGGCTCATGGGCGTGGTGTCACAAGGGAAGGGTCATGCCGCGTGCGGCGGCGGTCTGCTGGGCGCGAAAGGCTTCGAGCTTCTCGCGCAGCGCGGCGTCTTCATTGGCCAGCATGGCCACGGCGAACAGCGCTGCGTTGGCCGCACCGGCCGCGCCGATGGCAAACGTGGCCACCGGCACACCCTTGGGCATCTGCACGATGCTGTGCAGCGAGTCCACGCCACTCAGGTGTTTGCTGGCCACCGGCACACCGAGCACCGGCACCACCGTCTTGGCTGCCAGCATGCCGGGCAGGTGGGCCGCGCCACCCGCGCCCGCGATGATGCATTTCATGCCCCTGCCGGCCGCGCTTTCGGCGTAGGTGAACATGTCGTCGGGCATGCGGTGCGCCGAGACCACACGGGCGTCGAACGAAATGCCGAATTCCTGCAGGATCTGCACGGCGTGCTGCATGGTGTCCCAGTCGCTGCTGGAGCCCATGACCACGCCCACCTGGATGGGGTTCATGAAGTGCCTTTGGCCAATGCGCCCCGTCGGGAGCGGTGCCCGGTGGCGCGCATGAACAGGCATGGCGCTCTCCGGTAAAGTGTCGATTTTACGGGTCGCTCCACAGCGCCCCGCTTCTCCTTCAGGCCCCCTCCCCATGATCAACGTCACCATCGCCAATTTTGAAGCCGAGGTCATCGAGGCTTCGCACCACACGCCCGTGCTGGTCGATTTCTGGGCCCCCTGGTGTGGCCCCTGCAAGGTGATCGGCCCGCTGCTGGAAAAAGTGGAAACCGCTTACGCCGGGCGCTTCAAGCTGGTCAAGATCGACTCCGACCAGGAGCAACAACTCGCCGCCGCCTTCGGCATCCGCAGCATCCCCACCTGCGTGCTGCTCATGAACGGCCAGCCGGTCGACGGTTTCATGGGCGCATTGCCCGAAGGCCAGATCAAGGAATTCCTCGACAAGCACCTGCCTGCTGCCAACGAGCTCGAAGCGGTGGCGGTGGAAGAGGAAGCGCTGGATGCCATTGAAGAGGGCGACCTCGAAGGTGCGCTGGAAAAACTGCAGGAGGCGGTGAAAACCGACCCGAACAACGACGACGCGCGCTTCGATCTGGTGAAGCTGCAGTTGGAGCTGGGCCTGGACGACGACGCCAAGGTGGCGTTTGCGCCCGTGATCGCCAAGGCCGCCGCGGTGCGCCGGCTCGATTCGCTGCAGCGCTGGATGGCTGCGCGCGACGCAGCGGCCGATGTGGCCGACCCCGAAGCCCGCGCTGCGGAACTGCAGGCCGCCATTGCCACCAACAAGCGCGACTTTGCCTCGCGCTTTGCACTCGCGCAGTTGCTGATGGCGCACAGTCAGTGGGTGCCTGCGATGGACGAGTTGCTGGAAATCCTGATGCGCGACAAGGCCTGGAGCGAAGACCTCGCGCGCAAGACCTTCATCGCCATCCTGGACATCATCGAGCCGCCCAAACCCAAGGTGGCCGAAGGCCAGGTGCCCCCGGAAGACCCGACGGTGGCGACTTACCGGCGCCGTCTTTCTTCGGTCGTCTTGAGCTAGATCCGGCGCAGGGCCGCCCCAAGCCGGATCAGCCCCCTTGGGGGGCAGCGACCCGCGCAGCGGCGGAGCGTGGGGGCGACGTTCAGCCCATGAGGCGCGTGAGGGCTTCCTGGTATTTCGCAGCGGTCTTCTCGATCACCTCTTTGGGCAGACGCGGCGCGGGCGGCGTCTTGTCCCAGGGCTTGCCGCCCACTTGCGCTGTCTCCAGCCAGTCGCGCAGGAACTGCTTGTCGTAGCTGGGCGGGTTCTGGCCCACCACATAACTCTCGGCCGGCCAGTAGCGTGAGCTGTCGGGCGTGAGCACCTCGTCCATGAGCACCAGCTTGCCGGCCTTGTCCAGGCCGAACTCGAACTTGGTGTCGGCAATGATGATGCCCTTCTGGAGCGCGATGTCGGCCGCGGCCTTGTAGAGCGCGATCGACACGTCGCGGATCTGCGCGGCGAGCTCGGGGCCGATCATGGCCACGGTCTGCTCAAACGTGATGTTCTCGTCGTGCTCGCCCATCTCGGCCTTGGCCGCCGGTGTGTAGATCGGCTCGGGCAGCTTCGATGCGTTTTGCAAACCGGCGGGCAGCTTCACGCCGCATACGGC is a genomic window of Hydrogenophaga sp. RAC07 containing:
- a CDS encoding phosphoribosylaminoimidazolesuccinocarboxamide synthase, which translates into the protein MTTALHTSALTSLPLLARGKVRDNYAVGDDRILMVASDRISAFDVIMGEPIPGKGELLTKLSLFWFDKLGPQGLDICPIHLTGDAPESVVSAAEAPQVTGRSMLVQRLKPIPVEAVVRGYLAGSGWKEYQDNQAVCGVKLPAGLQNASKLPEPIYTPAAKAEMGEHDENITFEQTVAMIGPELAAQIRDVSIALYKAAADIALQKGIIIADTKFEFGLDKAGKLVLMDEVLTPDSSRYWPAESYVVGQNPPSYDKQFLRDWLETAQVGGKPWDKTPPAPRLPKEVIEKTAAKYQEALTRLMG
- a CDS encoding SemiSWEET transporter; its protein translation is MSGDLIGFSAAFLTTASFVPQAWLTFKTRDVSGISLGMYSAFTLGVALWLVYGLSLGAWPVVVANTITLALALSILVMKLRYGRSTPG
- a CDS encoding L-threonylcarbamoyladenylate synthase; the encoded protein is MLLNATDASAVAQAAQRLAAGSLVGMPTETVYGLAANADNATAVHRIFEAKGRPADHPLIVHLAPGTGAQGWRAGVDHYARDVPAFAVALMNAFWPGPLTLILPRREGVAAVAAGGQDSVGLRCPAHPVAQALLTAAAAMGVNGVAAPSANRFGRVSPTTAAHVSEEFAALSDADLLILDGGACPVGIESTIVDATRSHPVLLRPGMVTAAQIEAVCKQPLRERDDAAPRASGTLESHYAPRAKVRLMDAKPLQAALDLLGSDARHIAVYARSPITAARGVTVRRMPTDAARSAQELFAVLRELDATGVRLIWVETPPVDAAWDGVRDRLVRAAA
- the tsaB gene encoding tRNA (adenosine(37)-N6)-threonylcarbamoyltransferase complex dimerization subunit type 1 TsaB gives rise to the protein MPAAHLPQHRLLAIETSTDALSVALGTGEPGAPVWSRGGPGGAQASGTLLPMVRSLLTEAGWSLDTLSAVVFGRGPGSFTGLRTACSVAQGLAYGVQGMGRAGGLPVLPVDTLLALAEEARQARGNAGQPVPGAIVALLDARMGEIYVAPYACRAAGPAGLTPLAPPRLCTPADLPAYLDGLAPGERLLTGNVFDMEPLAALAGQRHTALPTAAALLRLAPGLLAAGHAVAAQDALPLYVRDKVAQTTVERESIRLAAEAGA
- the trxA gene encoding thioredoxin, whose protein sequence is MINVTIANFEAEVIEASHHTPVLVDFWAPWCGPCKVIGPLLEKVETAYAGRFKLVKIDSDQEQQLAAAFGIRSIPTCVLLMNGQPVDGFMGALPEGQIKEFLDKHLPAANELEAVAVEEEALDAIEEGDLEGALEKLQEAVKTDPNNDDARFDLVKLQLELGLDDDAKVAFAPVIAKAAAVRRLDSLQRWMAARDAAADVADPEARAAELQAAIATNKRDFASRFALAQLLMAHSQWVPAMDELLEILMRDKAWSEDLARKTFIAILDIIEPPKPKVAEGQVPPEDPTVATYRRRLSSVVLS
- the dacB gene encoding D-alanyl-D-alanine carboxypeptidase/D-alanyl-D-alanine endopeptidase, which produces MSFTRSLFALLATAVVALPACAQLPGEYGALPPTVVAALKRAQVPPGALSALVVSVDNRAEERLRFRASVPVNPASVMKLVTTYAAIDLLGADYTWNTRFYTDGTIDQGVLRGNLYVRGDGDPKFVLERIQGAFWALQDKGVRVVMGDIVLDHSAFEIAATDPGAFDGESLRPYNTTPDALLVNFKSVVLTFQPDGANGVARVISEPPMAGLAIDATVPLARVGARCGDWRSGLLARFDDANSIRFEGSYPQSCGELKWPVAYQDPASYASRALEGLWRTSGGAITGHARPGLTPPGATLLHEAASLPLSDIITDVNQWSNNVMAQQVYLTLGRLVPTPAPQPGMTPGVAGSLIPMRPARFERSREVIETWWKRTFGIRSAMPVMDNGSGLSREERISPEALANLLRHASRHPQGERFASSLSVAGVNGTAARMARAPGSAARGNAQLKTGTLKDVTGIAGYVNAANGARYVVVGFVNHPNAPAARPALEALVEWAAAQQD
- the rimI gene encoding ribosomal protein S18-alanine N-acetyltransferase, producing MLESDLDAVQAVESQAYAHPWSRRHFHDSLKAGYPAMLLLSQALPGEVAHPPRADGRVLLGYLVAMPGVDEVHLLNITVATAHQRQGWARFMLDALALWSRGQGAQWVWLEVRQSNAPARALYERYGFAQVGLRKGYYPAGHFQREDAVVMSLNLVAAAAGEPNP
- the purE gene encoding 5-(carboxyamino)imidazole ribonucleotide mutase — encoded protein: MNPIQVGVVMGSSSDWDTMQHAVQILQEFGISFDARVVSAHRMPDDMFTYAESAAGRGMKCIIAGAGGAAHLPGMLAAKTVVPVLGVPVASKHLSGVDSLHSIVQMPKGVPVATFAIGAAGAANAALFAVAMLANEDAALREKLEAFRAQQTAAARGMTLPL
- a CDS encoding 5-(carboxyamino)imidazole ribonucleotide synthase, yielding MSLKTILPGSTSPTGQQITLGVMGGGQLGRMFVQAAQAMGYFTAVLDPDPASPAGLISHFHIQTPFDDEQGLAQLMQRCEAITTEFENVPSPALVTLGAHRPVAPSASCVAVAQDRIKEKAHFVQCAPVSGVFPAPYAGITTDALLAAVPADLLPGILKTARLGYDGKGQVRVSTREELAAAWVGLNKVPCVLEKLMPLRGECSVIVARGADGQTVSFPVQKNTHHDGILAITEVYEGALDPALAARAQASTVALANHLNYVGVLCVEYFLVDTANGVDLIVNEMAPRPHNSGHYTQNACDISQFEAQVRTLAGLPLPTPRQHSQAIMVNLLGDLWFAPNAVREKVSERGVSPPWAQVLALPGTHLHLYGKLSARPGRKMGHLNITAPTVAEVRETTAQVLKLLGLPPLDA